A window of the Haloarcula litorea genome harbors these coding sequences:
- a CDS encoding NAD-dependent epimerase/dehydratase family protein, whose product MTADVLVTGGCGYIGSDLIPRLQRDDAVGEVVVLDSLASGSPRALLGAVDDNLEFRRGDVREYGDVESAMRGVDTVIHLAAITGADSTHDRRAETFAVNYDGTENVLKAAGKLGVETVVFASSCNVYGRATSTDIDETVDPDPINPYAETKLQSETLLADYCAEFGMDGTALRMATNFGYSPGVRFNLVVNYFVFRALTGRTLTVYGDGSNWRPFVHVSDAARAYEHAALHPEAWDELVYNVGSGDGNYRISEIAEIVDEEVGAVDITYLEDEHPGPSYHVNFDRLESTGFEPETTLREGVRDIARRFTDA is encoded by the coding sequence ATGACGGCCGACGTCCTCGTCACGGGCGGCTGTGGCTACATCGGCAGCGACCTGATCCCCCGCCTGCAGCGCGACGACGCGGTGGGCGAGGTCGTCGTCCTCGACAGCCTCGCCTCGGGGTCGCCGCGGGCCCTGCTGGGTGCCGTCGACGACAACCTCGAGTTCCGGCGGGGCGACGTCCGCGAGTACGGCGACGTCGAGAGCGCGATGCGCGGGGTCGACACGGTCATCCACCTCGCCGCGATCACCGGGGCCGACAGCACCCACGACCGCCGCGCGGAGACCTTCGCCGTCAACTACGACGGCACGGAGAACGTCCTGAAGGCCGCCGGCAAGCTCGGCGTCGAGACCGTCGTCTTCGCCTCCTCGTGTAACGTCTACGGCCGCGCGACCAGCACGGACATCGACGAGACGGTCGACCCCGACCCCATCAACCCCTACGCCGAGACGAAGCTCCAGTCCGAGACGCTGCTGGCCGACTACTGCGCGGAGTTCGGGATGGACGGGACCGCCCTGCGGATGGCGACGAACTTCGGCTACTCGCCTGGCGTCCGCTTCAACCTCGTGGTGAACTACTTCGTGTTCCGCGCGCTGACCGGCCGCACGCTGACGGTCTACGGCGACGGCTCGAACTGGCGGCCGTTCGTCCACGTCTCCGACGCCGCCCGGGCGTACGAACACGCCGCCCTCCACCCCGAGGCCTGGGACGAGCTGGTCTACAACGTCGGCAGCGGCGACGGGAACTACCGCATCTCGGAGATCGCCGAGATCGTCGACGAGGAGGTCGGCGCGGTCGACATCACCTACCTGGAGGACGAACACCCCGGACCGTCCTATCACGTCAACTTCGACCGGCTGGAGAGTACGGGTTTCGAGCCCGAGACGACCCTCCGCGAGGGGGTCCGCGACATCGCACGGAGGTTCACCGATGCCTGA
- a CDS encoding NAD-dependent epimerase/dehydratase family protein — translation MPERELDTPHVAVTGAAGYIGSRVLAELQAQHPDWELTALDNFYLGQVRSVGDVDVQHVDVRNRDRLEDALSGADAVLHLAAISGVDDCEERADLAYEVNVEGTNNVAWFCRKTGAALAFPFSMAVIGDPEEFPITVDHPRDPMNWYGRTKLLSERAIEDFAAGAFPAHQFMISNLYGGHEVDGRTVSKGTVINFFVGRALAGETLTVYEPGTQSRNFVHVKDVARAYVDSAERLVEQLAAGETGVEKFEIASDEDPSVMEVAELVRSVAADHGIDVDIELTENPRGDDETLVSEFGVETGRATDLLDWDTEHCVEESVRELLGDQ, via the coding sequence ATGCCTGAACGAGAGCTCGACACGCCACACGTCGCCGTCACGGGCGCGGCCGGCTACATCGGCAGCCGCGTCCTCGCCGAACTGCAAGCACAACACCCCGACTGGGAGCTCACCGCACTGGACAACTTCTACCTGGGACAGGTCCGGTCGGTCGGCGACGTCGACGTCCAACACGTCGACGTCCGGAACCGCGACCGGCTGGAGGACGCGCTGTCCGGCGCGGATGCCGTGCTCCACCTCGCCGCCATCTCCGGCGTCGACGACTGCGAGGAGCGGGCCGACCTCGCCTACGAGGTCAACGTCGAGGGGACCAACAACGTCGCGTGGTTCTGCCGGAAGACCGGCGCGGCGCTCGCCTTCCCCTTCTCGATGGCCGTCATCGGCGACCCCGAGGAGTTCCCGATCACCGTCGACCACCCGCGGGACCCGATGAACTGGTACGGCCGGACGAAGCTGCTGAGCGAGCGGGCCATCGAGGACTTCGCCGCCGGCGCGTTCCCCGCCCACCAGTTCATGATCTCGAACCTCTACGGCGGCCACGAGGTCGACGGGCGGACGGTCTCGAAGGGGACCGTCATCAACTTCTTCGTCGGCCGCGCGCTGGCCGGCGAGACGCTGACGGTGTACGAGCCCGGGACCCAGTCCCGGAACTTCGTCCACGTCAAGGACGTGGCCCGCGCGTACGTCGACAGCGCCGAGCGACTGGTCGAGCAGCTGGCGGCGGGCGAGACCGGCGTCGAGAAGTTCGAGATCGCCAGCGACGAGGACCCGAGCGTGATGGAAGTCGCGGAGCTGGTCCGGTCGGTCGCGGCCGACCACGGTATCGATGTCGACATCGAACTGACTGAGAACCCTCGTGGGGATGACGAGACACTCGTCAGCGAGTTCGGTGTCGAGACCGGTCGGGCTACCGATCTACTGGACTGGGATACTGAACACTGCGTTGAGGAGAGCGTTCGCGAACTGCTTGGCGACCAGTGA
- a CDS encoding glycosyltransferase, with translation MNKLYPPVIGGVEHVVRQLAEGFAKRGHDARVLVATERGRGGVETRDDVRVRRVSSLGTVLSTPLAPTFPIQLARDASYADIVHYHLPNPIGVVSHLLVRPDAPTVVTYHSDIVRQSRALKVYQPLLERMLADVDRIVTTSPRLRDSSPFLAPHTDKTTIVPLGIDLDAVNTDGSDADVEADTNLQPRTDHPVVLTVGRLNYYKGIEYFVRAAAEVDAEATFLVVGDGPRRDALESLARSLGVDDCVTFTGWVDDKTLATCYSAADIFVFPSVERSEAFGIVQLEAMARSLPIVNTALPTGVPWVSEHGETGLTVPPRDESALADAIERLLSDDDLRAAFGAQARERVSETFTESQMVEETLTVYRTLTIG, from the coding sequence GTGAACAAACTCTACCCGCCGGTTATTGGCGGCGTTGAACACGTGGTCCGCCAGCTCGCCGAGGGGTTCGCCAAGCGCGGCCACGACGCCCGTGTCCTCGTCGCGACCGAACGCGGTCGGGGTGGCGTTGAGACGAGGGACGATGTCCGTGTGCGGCGGGTGAGTAGTCTCGGGACCGTGCTGTCAACGCCACTTGCGCCGACGTTCCCGATCCAGCTGGCCCGGGACGCAAGTTATGCCGACATCGTTCACTACCATCTCCCGAACCCCATAGGGGTGGTCAGCCACCTGCTCGTCCGTCCGGACGCGCCGACGGTCGTCACCTACCACAGCGACATCGTCCGCCAGTCACGAGCGCTGAAGGTGTACCAGCCGCTGCTGGAGCGAATGCTGGCTGATGTCGATCGTATTGTCACGACATCACCACGGCTGCGTGACTCTTCGCCGTTTCTCGCGCCTCACACCGACAAGACGACGATCGTCCCGTTGGGAATCGACCTTGACGCCGTCAACACCGACGGAAGCGACGCCGACGTAGAAGCTGACACCAACCTCCAACCCCGGACCGACCATCCCGTCGTCCTGACGGTCGGACGGCTCAACTATTACAAGGGCATCGAGTACTTCGTCCGTGCGGCCGCCGAAGTTGACGCCGAGGCGACGTTCCTCGTCGTCGGAGACGGACCACGACGGGATGCCCTCGAATCCCTCGCGCGGTCGCTGGGGGTCGACGACTGTGTCACCTTCACCGGTTGGGTCGACGACAAGACACTGGCGACCTGCTACTCGGCCGCCGATATCTTCGTATTCCCGTCGGTTGAGCGGAGCGAGGCGTTTGGCATTGTCCAGCTTGAGGCGATGGCCCGCAGTCTCCCCATCGTCAACACAGCCCTCCCGACCGGCGTGCCGTGGGTGAGTGAACACGGCGAGACAGGGCTGACTGTCCCACCGCGCGACGAATCGGCGCTCGCCGATGCCATCGAGAGACTGCTGTCAGATGATGACCTGCGGGCGGCGTTCGGAGCCCAGGCCCGCGAGCGTGTCTCGGAGACATTTACCGAGTCCCAGATGGTCGAGGAAACCCTGACCGTCTACCGGACACTCACGATTGGTTGA
- a CDS encoding ABC transporter ATP-binding protein, with protein MSDEDIGQRTQLRALFRTATFRPVLATAVVLTSLVAAVFEGIGLGFLIPIIQTARGGRDVGGIAGVFIDIYQAAGVPVTLEYIIAGVGVVMALRYFFRFLVGWLRAILRATYSQHLQTRLFDATLDARISYFDDQGSDEILNAILTQAGQGGQTIEQLVHIVEQSLLCLMYFTIALMLAPRLTVISAIVLGVFLFGLRSVIESGYDVGERVADANERLQEAAQAGTQGVRDVRLFGLREELYKDFRDAVTTGAESAITLRRNQAGINASYQFVVALTVFGLIYVALVFTPLSLAELGVFLFAMFRLGPRVSMLNDRIYDLEGTLPHLVRTQRFLDELEDTREKRGGDRSVPAPIEHIAFEDISFSYDDEEQILKNISFDVERGEFVAFAGSSGAGKSTIVSLIAQLYEPDTGRITADGVPIGETPIDEWRDRISIVRQDPYIFDDSLRYNLTVGNRDADQVDVERVAEIARVTEFLNDLPDGYDTKLGDEGVRLSGGQRQRVAIARALLKEADLLVLDEATSDLDNRLERQVHKAIEEMDRDYATLVVAHRLSTIVSADRIHVMEDGRIVESGTHEELLASEGQYASLYQ; from the coding sequence ATGAGCGACGAGGATATCGGGCAGCGGACGCAACTCCGCGCGCTCTTCCGGACAGCGACCTTCCGTCCAGTCCTGGCCACGGCGGTCGTACTCACGAGTCTCGTCGCCGCCGTCTTCGAAGGTATCGGGCTGGGCTTTCTGATCCCAATCATCCAGACAGCACGCGGGGGCAGGGACGTCGGCGGTATCGCCGGTGTGTTCATCGACATTTATCAGGCCGCCGGCGTCCCGGTCACGCTGGAGTACATCATCGCGGGCGTCGGCGTGGTAATGGCTCTCCGGTACTTCTTTCGGTTCCTCGTTGGGTGGCTGCGAGCTATCCTCCGAGCGACCTACAGCCAGCACCTCCAGACGCGGTTGTTCGACGCGACGCTGGACGCCCGGATCAGCTACTTCGACGACCAGGGTTCCGACGAGATCCTGAACGCGATCCTCACGCAGGCAGGCCAAGGCGGCCAGACCATCGAACAACTGGTCCACATCGTCGAGCAGTCGCTGCTCTGTCTGATGTACTTCACCATCGCCTTGATGCTTGCACCGCGGCTAACGGTCATCTCTGCAATCGTCCTCGGTGTATTCTTGTTCGGACTCAGATCGGTCATCGAATCCGGCTACGACGTCGGCGAGCGTGTAGCCGACGCAAACGAGCGCCTCCAAGAGGCTGCTCAGGCGGGCACCCAAGGTGTCCGCGATGTCCGACTGTTCGGGCTCCGCGAGGAGCTGTACAAGGACTTCCGGGACGCCGTGACAACCGGAGCCGAGTCGGCAATCACCCTCCGGCGCAACCAGGCTGGGATCAACGCCTCGTACCAGTTCGTCGTCGCCCTGACGGTCTTCGGCCTGATCTACGTCGCGCTAGTGTTCACACCACTGTCGCTGGCCGAACTCGGCGTCTTCCTGTTCGCTATGTTTCGGCTCGGCCCCCGAGTGAGTATGCTCAACGACCGGATCTACGATCTAGAGGGGACGCTCCCGCACCTCGTCCGGACCCAGCGATTCCTCGACGAACTGGAGGATACCCGGGAAAAACGCGGGGGCGACCGATCGGTCCCGGCACCGATCGAGCACATCGCCTTCGAGGACATCTCGTTCAGCTACGACGACGAGGAACAGATCCTCAAGAATATCTCTTTCGATGTCGAGCGGGGCGAGTTCGTTGCGTTCGCAGGCTCGTCGGGGGCCGGCAAGTCTACCATCGTCTCGCTGATCGCGCAACTGTACGAACCCGACACCGGCCGGATTACTGCCGACGGCGTACCGATCGGAGAAACGCCAATCGACGAGTGGCGCGACCGTATCTCGATCGTCCGCCAGGATCCCTATATCTTTGACGATAGTCTCCGGTACAACCTCACGGTCGGCAACCGCGACGCCGACCAAGTGGACGTCGAGCGGGTCGCCGAGATCGCTCGGGTGACGGAGTTCCTCAACGACCTCCCCGACGGCTACGACACGAAACTCGGTGACGAGGGCGTCCGGCTCTCGGGCGGCCAGCGCCAGCGCGTCGCCATCGCCCGGGCACTCCTGAAAGAAGCCGATCTGCTCGTGCTGGACGAGGCGACCAGCGACCTCGACAACCGACTGGAGCGGCAGGTGCATAAGGCAATCGAGGAGATGGACCGCGATTACGCGACACTAGTCGTCGCCCACCGGCTGTCGACCATCGTCAGTGCCGACCGGATCCACGTGATGGAGGACGGGCGCATCGTCGAGTCTGGTACGCACGAGGAGCTGCTGGCCAGCGAGGGGCAGTACGCGTCCTTGTATCAGTGA
- a CDS encoding IS6 family transposase, with protein sequence MAEIARLSGSRGWIDLDFVERERTPEPAMALGIQSHVAGLSLSNTVELLDCLGVQRSRKAIHDWVQKADLQPESGKSPTQIALDETVIRINDQQFWLYAAADPQSNDLLHVRLFTTTTTALTEIFLRELRQKHDVESTVFLVDGAKHLQTALQRAGLRFQIRHHGNRNAVERIFRELKRRTSSFSNCFSHVEPETAETWLQSFARWLNATN encoded by the coding sequence ATGGCAGAAATCGCCCGCCTCAGTGGTAGTAGAGGGTGGATTGATTTGGATTTTGTGGAGCGCGAGCGGACACCCGAGCCAGCGATGGCGCTGGGTATTCAATCCCACGTTGCGGGGTTGTCACTGTCGAATACCGTTGAATTACTCGATTGTCTGGGTGTCCAACGCAGTCGCAAAGCAATCCACGATTGGGTGCAGAAAGCCGATTTACAGCCCGAATCGGGGAAATCGCCGACTCAGATCGCGCTCGACGAAACAGTGATTCGCATCAACGACCAGCAGTTCTGGCTGTACGCTGCTGCCGATCCACAGTCGAACGACCTGCTTCACGTCCGCCTCTTTACCACAACTACGACCGCTCTAACGGAAATTTTCCTGCGCGAACTTCGGCAAAAGCACGATGTCGAATCCACCGTATTTCTCGTTGACGGCGCGAAACACCTCCAAACTGCACTGCAACGAGCTGGCCTCCGATTTCAGATACGTCACCACGGAAATCGGAACGCCGTCGAACGGATTTTTCGAGAGTTGAAGCGCCGAACCTCGTCGTTCTCGAACTGCTTCAGCCACGTCGAACCAGAAACAGCCGAAACGTGGTTGCAGAGCTTCGCTCGATGGCTTAATGCTACTAACTAA
- a CDS encoding IS6 family transposase, whose amino-acid sequence MQLANLLKEELEIENQDAWENERTPTPVRCFAVRLHSMGLSLREVEAVLGWLGVDRCHQAIWNWKETLAETQSDPPRISPTFVAVDETQIEIDGEKHWLFAAIDTNSKLLLDVDVYSRRGTDPAAAFLHRLTEKHDVDETVFLVDAGGYLTALSRHDLSGWLDYHDRNYIEKWFQTLAMRLTRFHSYWRGSQASATRWLRRFRHYYNRHRPNQALDGRTPAEEVQN is encoded by the coding sequence ATGCAACTCGCAAACCTCCTCAAAGAGGAGTTAGAGATAGAGAATCAAGACGCTTGGGAGAACGAGCGCACGCCGACACCCGTGCGCTGTTTCGCGGTTCGACTTCACTCAATGGGGTTGTCGTTGCGTGAAGTCGAGGCTGTTTTGGGCTGGCTGGGTGTCGATCGCTGCCATCAAGCGATTTGGAATTGGAAGGAGACGCTGGCCGAGACACAGAGCGACCCGCCAAGGATTTCGCCGACGTTTGTCGCGGTCGACGAAACACAGATTGAGATCGATGGCGAGAAACACTGGCTGTTCGCTGCGATCGACACCAACTCAAAACTGCTCCTGGACGTCGATGTCTACAGCCGCCGCGGCACCGATCCTGCGGCGGCGTTCCTCCACCGCCTCACCGAGAAACACGATGTCGACGAGACGGTGTTTCTGGTTGATGCTGGCGGCTACCTGACTGCCCTCTCTCGTCACGATTTGAGCGGGTGGCTCGACTACCACGACCGAAACTACATCGAGAAATGGTTTCAGACCCTCGCAATGCGGCTCACCCGCTTCCATTCGTACTGGCGGGGCAGTCAGGCCAGCGCGACACGCTGGCTCAGACGCTTCAGACACTACTACAACCGACATCGGCCGAATCAAGCGTTAGATGGACGCACTCCTGCTGAGGAGGTCCAGAACTAG
- a CDS encoding glycosyltransferase family 4 protein, whose product MRKPKILQISHHTAYPPTSGGEHRVHGLLSADGRFDKTRWVFQHSPDGEKEGIHKKQIGDDYTELIYYSGLRKRVHNNIHEKIARTDIDNDLIGLCLVINEYRLLKHISDDSNLDDLMNKADIIQIEYPWLFPYFFRNKKNKTKIIYSSHNDEVEYHNYLPDSLPGRYIKWTIKRRERAAVEKSDAVVVVSERDISRYQDRGWKVGEHVVCRNGTPRVPNSADPSNGLRVGDINDASVVCIFVGTDHQPNRVAIDEIISFAGELASDDIHIEILGSVCQRYTDTPENVHLCGFVDELEPYLLGADIGLNPTTLGGGSNIKLAEYLAYGLPVVSTPFGSRGFESGTDDVFLTSDIGSFPDVIKELSSDAELRRALGQRARTFAIENLRWDNISEKLFDYYNQQFLD is encoded by the coding sequence ATGCGAAAGCCGAAAATACTACAGATCTCTCACCATACAGCGTATCCCCCGACTTCGGGAGGCGAACACAGGGTTCACGGATTATTGAGTGCTGATGGTCGATTCGATAAGACGAGGTGGGTTTTTCAACACTCACCGGACGGTGAGAAAGAGGGTATACATAAAAAACAAATCGGCGATGATTACACCGAACTAATATACTATTCCGGCCTGAGAAAGCGAGTCCATAATAACATCCACGAAAAAATAGCCAGAACTGATATAGATAACGATCTTATTGGGTTGTGTCTCGTTATTAATGAGTATCGGCTGCTAAAGCACATCTCTGACGACTCGAATTTAGACGACCTTATGAATAAAGCGGATATCATTCAGATAGAGTACCCCTGGTTGTTTCCATACTTCTTCCGAAATAAGAAAAATAAAACAAAAATCATATATTCCTCACATAACGATGAGGTCGAGTATCATAACTACCTTCCAGACTCGCTGCCTGGACGGTATATAAAATGGACAATAAAAAGGCGAGAGCGTGCAGCGGTAGAGAAAAGCGATGCCGTTGTCGTCGTATCGGAGCGTGATATCAGCCGATATCAAGATCGGGGCTGGAAGGTCGGGGAGCACGTTGTTTGCCGAAACGGTACACCTCGTGTGCCTAATTCTGCTGACCCATCTAATGGACTTAGAGTAGGGGATATTAATGATGCTTCCGTGGTTTGTATTTTCGTCGGAACGGATCATCAACCAAATCGCGTCGCTATTGACGAGATAATTTCCTTCGCTGGTGAACTCGCTAGCGATGATATTCATATTGAAATTCTTGGGAGCGTCTGTCAGAGGTACACTGATACGCCAGAGAACGTTCACCTCTGTGGATTTGTCGATGAGCTGGAACCGTACTTACTGGGAGCCGATATAGGTCTCAATCCGACAACGCTCGGTGGGGGGTCGAATATTAAACTCGCTGAGTATCTCGCGTATGGCTTGCCGGTTGTCTCTACCCCCTTTGGTTCCAGGGGGTTTGAGTCCGGAACAGATGATGTATTTCTAACCTCTGATATTGGCTCTTTCCCCGATGTGATTAAAGAGTTATCTTCCGATGCCGAACTAAGACGAGCCTTGGGCCAGCGAGCCCGAACGTTTGCAATCGAGAATCTACGATGGGATAATATATCTGAAAAGTTGTTTGATTATTACAACCAACAGTTCCTAGATTGA
- a CDS encoding FkbM family methyltransferase, giving the protein MRNPRAAAQYIYTQIGDRLGWTDDVVWEKFIINGLACRFDTRDEVGGQDLKNMYSANTSSSERDQLADLLSRLHRDDVFYDIGAHLGFYSVFAAKYLTEGNAYLFEPYPPNVEQLKRNLELNDLSANVYEVALSDENGMMTVRVPSHEYTGMQMLSLSDNGEEVINTFRGDEIIEREDLSPPNAVKIDVEGAEPLVVDGLENTLAREDCRLLSVEVHLPSENSISSIRDHGWTIQEFESRIQELGFDIVKTNRRDTEVHLLAEKR; this is encoded by the coding sequence ATGCGTAATCCGCGAGCAGCGGCACAATACATCTATACCCAAATTGGGGATCGATTGGGGTGGACCGATGACGTAGTATGGGAAAAATTCATAATAAACGGGCTAGCCTGCCGGTTCGACACTAGAGACGAAGTTGGTGGTCAAGATCTGAAAAATATGTACTCGGCAAATACGTCGTCTAGTGAACGGGACCAACTTGCAGATCTGCTCTCCCGCCTTCACCGTGATGATGTATTCTACGATATCGGTGCTCATTTAGGATTTTACTCAGTTTTTGCAGCGAAATATCTGACGGAGGGAAATGCATATCTATTCGAACCGTATCCGCCGAATGTTGAGCAGCTCAAACGGAATCTGGAGCTAAATGATCTATCGGCAAACGTCTACGAGGTGGCGTTGTCTGATGAGAATGGGATGATGACAGTTCGTGTTCCGAGTCACGAGTACACTGGTATGCAGATGTTGAGTCTCTCTGATAATGGTGAGGAGGTCATCAATACATTTCGCGGAGATGAGATTATTGAGCGTGAGGATTTATCTCCTCCGAACGCTGTGAAGATTGATGTAGAGGGGGCAGAACCATTAGTAGTTGATGGACTAGAGAATACACTGGCCCGTGAAGACTGTCGGCTTTTATCAGTAGAAGTCCACCTACCGTCGGAAAATTCCATCTCGTCTATCAGAGACCACGGCTGGACCATCCAAGAATTTGAATCTCGCATTCAAGAGTTGGGATTCGATATCGTCAAAACAAACCGAAGAGATACTGAAGTACATCTATTAGCTGAAAAACGGTAA
- a CDS encoding glycosyltransferase family 4 protein, translating to MVQICIIHPDIKAKGGAEFVFTNVLQALTEEHSLTVITERDVDADFFRDYYGITLNDFEVIQIKGGLKLFTEIFRRRITSDRIPDFNMFKKALFDRYASNRGQDFDLRFSTYNEYVLAPPSILYIHHPNYYPGTFPDSPERDGFKRRLYDDFSRWVAGFDFDELADSRLLANSEWTAERFADHYGHRPEVLYPPVDTTGLDGLPWDDREDGFVAITRISPDKRVLDGIEILDELRERGHDLHLHVVGSITHEKYYEEVQAIAAERPYVTVEGELPREELTDLVGCHKYGLHTKPAEHFGIAVAELVAGGTVPFVPEEGGQREIVSVDDLSWKSTAEAVDAIEAVVTDPYRQADLRARLPDVEERFGCDRFRDAIRDIVAEELERTGEQ from the coding sequence ATGGTTCAAATCTGTATCATACATCCAGATATTAAAGCAAAGGGAGGTGCTGAATTTGTCTTTACAAACGTTCTGCAGGCGCTAACTGAGGAACACAGCCTGACAGTCATTACGGAGCGCGATGTCGACGCCGATTTCTTCCGGGATTACTACGGCATTACCCTCAACGACTTCGAGGTCATTCAGATCAAGGGCGGACTGAAGCTGTTCACCGAGATTTTTAGACGGCGGATCACGAGCGACCGTATCCCCGACTTCAATATGTTCAAAAAGGCGTTGTTCGACCGCTACGCCAGCAATCGGGGACAGGACTTCGACCTCCGGTTCAGCACCTACAACGAGTACGTCCTCGCGCCGCCGTCGATTCTCTACATCCACCACCCAAACTACTACCCGGGTACATTCCCGGACTCGCCTGAGCGCGACGGTTTCAAACGGCGCCTGTACGACGACTTCTCGCGCTGGGTCGCCGGCTTCGACTTCGACGAGCTGGCCGACAGTCGCCTACTCGCCAACTCCGAATGGACGGCTGAGCGGTTTGCGGACCACTACGGTCACCGGCCTGAGGTTCTCTACCCTCCGGTCGACACTACCGGCCTCGATGGACTACCCTGGGATGACCGCGAGGACGGTTTCGTTGCGATCACCCGCATTTCTCCGGACAAGCGCGTCCTCGATGGCATCGAGATCCTCGACGAACTCCGCGAGCGCGGCCACGACCTGCACCTCCACGTCGTCGGGTCGATCACCCACGAGAAGTACTACGAGGAGGTTCAGGCCATCGCGGCCGAAAGACCCTATGTCACTGTCGAGGGCGAACTTCCACGTGAGGAACTCACCGACCTCGTCGGCTGCCACAAGTACGGCTTGCACACGAAGCCGGCTGAACACTTCGGCATCGCGGTAGCGGAGCTCGTCGCTGGTGGGACCGTTCCGTTTGTCCCGGAAGAGGGCGGCCAGCGCGAGATCGTCAGTGTTGACGATCTGAGCTGGAAGTCCACCGCCGAGGCCGTCGACGCTATCGAGGCGGTCGTCACAGATCCTTATCGGCAAGCCGACCTCAGGGCACGGTTGCCTGATGTCGAGGAGCGGTTCGGCTGCGACCGGTTTCGCGACGCGATCAGAGACATCGTCGCAGAGGAACTGGAGCGGACTGGCGAGCAGTGA
- a CDS encoding glycosyltransferase family 4 protein has product MASIAVFHPNLASRGGGEAVCMNVLQTLQNDHDLTLVTVSEPNLSALNDYYDTDVREGNVEIDRARLADSAIDRLASLASLPETRLWKLRSALLKRVWEPSPYDLVVSTYNEFTFDIPAVQYIHYPNAAGPRRELAEWAYLRTVESIDGHDPEQIRSSMLLANSGWTASVTDDVYGVHPKIIYPPVDTSGFDPLPWTERENGFVAVGRVEPTKNILRLVRIIERVRSRSHDVHLHIAGPLADSAYARRVRRQMSHLEFVTLEGELDRATLCDLIASHRYGIHGKEKEHFGMAIAELLAGGTVPFVPDSGGQREVVDETDTVLYRSATDAVETICGVLSLPDGGEHLRSTLPDIDGRFGREQFREQIATVVDRVLTENSG; this is encoded by the coding sequence ATGGCCTCTATCGCCGTCTTCCACCCTAACCTGGCGTCGCGTGGCGGCGGCGAAGCCGTCTGTATGAACGTTCTCCAGACGTTGCAGAACGACCACGATCTCACGTTAGTCACTGTCTCGGAACCAAACCTGTCAGCTCTGAATGACTACTACGACACCGATGTCCGGGAGGGGAATGTCGAGATTGACAGAGCCAGGCTCGCAGACTCAGCTATCGACCGGTTGGCGTCTCTCGCGTCGCTCCCTGAGACACGGCTGTGGAAGCTCCGAAGCGCCCTCCTCAAGCGAGTCTGGGAGCCATCGCCGTACGATCTCGTGGTCAGTACGTACAACGAGTTCACCTTCGATATACCGGCGGTCCAGTACATCCACTACCCGAACGCGGCCGGACCGCGCCGGGAACTGGCCGAGTGGGCATACCTCCGTACGGTAGAGTCAATCGATGGTCACGACCCCGAACAGATCCGGTCGTCGATGCTGTTGGCAAACTCCGGATGGACCGCGAGCGTGACCGACGACGTCTACGGCGTGCATCCCAAGATCATCTACCCCCCGGTCGACACCAGCGGGTTCGACCCCCTTCCGTGGACCGAGCGCGAGAACGGATTCGTCGCCGTCGGTCGGGTCGAGCCCACGAAGAACATCCTCCGGTTGGTTCGGATCATCGAACGGGTCCGCAGTCGGAGTCACGATGTCCACCTCCACATCGCCGGACCGCTGGCCGACTCCGCGTATGCACGCCGAGTTCGCCGCCAGATGTCGCACTTGGAGTTCGTCACACTCGAAGGCGAGTTGGATCGGGCAACACTGTGTGACCTGATCGCTAGTCACCGGTACGGTATCCACGGCAAGGAGAAAGAGCACTTCGGGATGGCTATCGCTGAGTTGCTGGCCGGGGGCACTGTCCCATTCGTTCCGGACAGTGGGGGCCAGCGCGAGGTCGTCGACGAGACCGATACGGTGCTGTACCGCTCAGCGACCGACGCCGTCGAAACCATTTGTGGAGTCCTCTCGCTTCCGGACGGCGGGGAACATCTGCGGTCGACGCTCCCCGATATCGACGGCCGCTTTGGCCGTGAGCAGTTCCGCGAGCAAATCGCAACGGTCGTTGATCGGGTACTAACAGAGAACAGTGGATGA